A genomic segment from Oncorhynchus clarkii lewisi isolate Uvic-CL-2024 chromosome 12, UVic_Ocla_1.0, whole genome shotgun sequence encodes:
- the LOC139421697 gene encoding NLR family CARD domain-containing protein 3-like, with amino-acid sequence MSVSGEREEGGPASKMSFSGEREEGGPASKMSFSGEHDTKAKRPIKQERPASPVPSCVSMKSDWSMVQPINFRKGDFSTEQRNQQERSESEILSGQSSQSHQTDLASIFSMLEQKIMTFVKNELKMFKRILSPELPEGFESQKQDKEVVDAEDEQQESSAREGALKITLHVLRKMNQKELADTLEKYSDDLAVICQRELKSNLKKKFQCVFEGIAKQGNPTLLNKIYTELYITEGGTGEVNNEHELRQIETTTRKQARPETAIKCNDIFKPLTGQDKRIRTVLTKGVAGIGKTVSVQKFILDWAEGKANQDVQFVFSFPFRELNLMKKDKHTFIELLNHFSMETKQSGISNYDKYKVLFIFDGLDECRLPLDFQKNKICWDVTESTSVDVLLTNLIKGNLLPSALLWITTRPAAANKIPSGCVDQVTEVRGFNDPQKEEYFRKRFSDEDLASRIISHIKTSRSLHIMCHIPVFCWISATVLEHMLKHKREEMPKTLTEMYTHLVVFHTKQKNEKYLGKEETGPHWNKESILSLGKLAFQQLVKGNLIFYEEDLKEAGIDVNEASLYSGLCTQLFKEECVLYQDKVYCFVHLSIQEFLAAVYVFLSFIINNRNVIDKLQSTSRNLFARIKQRRKVTFYKSAVDKALQSETGNLDLFLRFLLGLSLESNQKYLQGLLTKTRSSSQSHEETVKYIKEKIRENPSPERSINLFHCLNELNDHSLVEEIQRYLRSGSLSKPYLSPAQWSALVFVLLTSEKELDVFDLKKYSRSEEGLLRLLPVVKASRAALLSGCGVTEEGCASLVSALESNPSHLRELDLSNNDLKDSGVKLLSAGLGNPHCKLETLRLSGCLVTEEGCASLVSALRSNPSHLRELDLSNNDLKDSGVKLLSAGLGNPHCKLETLRSNPSHLRELDLSYNHPGDSGVRLLSARLEDPHCRLEKLNVEHGGENRMKPGLRKYVCDLTLDLNTVNRLLSLSEGNRKVTCRTEEQPYPDHPERFEVWKQVLCRHTYQPPRPVRRCYWEVEWSGILGADIGVTYKGISRRGGGNDCCLGYNDKSWSLICSDNSYSACHNKDSTTIDVPSSSSHRVGVYLDWPAGTLSFYRASSDTLTHLITFTSTFTEPLYPGFGLCYEDSSVSL; translated from the exons accaatcaagcaggagagaccagcctcccctgttcCCAGCTGTGTTTCCATGAAGAGTGACTGGTCTATGGTTCAACCTATAAACTTTAGAAAGGgagacttttctactgaacaaag aaaccaacaggagagatcagagtcagagattctcagtggtcagtcttcccagagtcatcaaacagacctggcctccatattcagt atgctTGAACAGAAAATTATGACATTTGTGAAGAACGAGCTGAAGATGTTCAAGAGGATTCTTAGTCCAGAACTCCCAGAAGGCTTTGAGAGTCAGAAGCAGGATAAGGAAGTGGTGGATGCTGAAGATGAGCAGCAGGAgagcagtgccagagagggggctctgaagatcacactgcacgtcctgaggaaaatgaaccagaaggagcttgctgacacactggagaaat ATTCAGATGATCTTGCTGTGATTTGCCAACGTgaactcaaatctaatctaaagaagaagtttcaatgtgtatttgaggggatcgctaaacaaggaaacccaacacttctcaataagatctacacagagctctacatcacagagggtggaacaggagaggtcaataatgaacatgagctgagacagattgagacaacaaccaggaaacaagcaagaccagagactgcaatcaaatgtaacgacatcttcaaacccttaactggacaagacaaacgtatcagaactgtgctgacaaagggagttgctggcattggaaaaacagtctctgtgcagaagttcattctggactgggctgaaggaaaagcaaatcaggatgtccaatttgtattttcattcccttttcgggagctgaatttgatgaaaaaggacaaacacactttcattgaacttctcaatcacttctcaatggaaaccaaacaaTCAGGAATCTCCAACTACGACAAGTACAAAGTTCTGTTCATatttgatggtctggatgagtgccgactgcccctagacttccagaagaacaagatctgttgggacgtcacagagtcaacctcagtggatgttctgctgacaaatctcatcaagggaaatctccttccctctgctctcctctggataactacccgacctgcagcagccaataagatcccttcagggtgtgttgaccaggtgacagaggtacgagggttcaatgacccacagaaggaggagtacttcaggaagagattcagtgatgaggacctggccagcagaatcatctcacacataaagacatcaaggagcctccacatcatgtgccacattccagtcttctgttggatttctgcaacagtccttgaacacatgctgaaacataagagagaagagatgcccaagactctgactgagatgtacacacaccttgtggtgtttcataccaaacagaagaatgaaaagtatcttgggaaagaagagacaggtccacactggaataaagagagcattctgtcactgggaaaactggcttttcaacagcttgtgaaaggcaatctgattttctatgaagaagacctgaaagaggctggaattgatgtcaatgaagcctcactgtactcaggattgtgcacacagctctttaaagaggaatgtgtgctgtaccaggacaaggtgtactgctttgttcatctgagcattcaggagtttctggctgctgtatatgTGTTTCTCTCATTCATCATCAACAATAGGAATGTAATAGACAAACTGCAATCAACGTCCAGGAACCTTTTTGCGAGGATCAAACAAAGGCGTAAAGTTACTTTCTACAAGAGTGCTGTGGATAAAGCCTTACAAAGTGAGACGGGAAACTtggaccttttcctccgcttccttctgggcctctcactggagtccaatcagaagtACTTACAAGGTCTACTGACAAAGACAAGAAGCAGCTCACAGAGCCATGAAGAAACAGTCAAGTACATcaaggagaagatcagggagaatccctctccagagaggagcatcaatcttttccactgtctgaatgaactgaatgaccattctctagtggaggagatccaaagATACCTGAGATCAGGAAGTCTCTCAAAACCCTACCTGtcacctgcacagtggtcagctctggtctttgtgttgctgacttcagaaaaggagctggatgtgtttgacctgaagaaatactccagatcagaggaaggtcttctgaggctgctgccagtggtcaaagcctccagagctgctct gctgtcaggctgtggagtcacagaggaaggctgtgcttctctggtctcagctctggagtcaaacccctcacacctgagagagctggatctgagtaacaatgacctgaaggattcaggagtgaagctgctctctgctggactggggaatccccactgtaaactggagactctgag gctgtcaggctgtctagtcacagaggaaggctgtgcttctctggtctcagctctgaggtcaaacccctcacacctgagagagctggacctgagtaacaatgacctgaaggattcaggagtgaagctgctctctgctggactggggaatccccactgtaaactggagactctgaggtcaaacccctcacaccttagagagctggacctgagctacaatcacccaggagactcaggagtcagactgctctctgctagactggaggatccacactgcagactggagaaactcaa tgtggaacatggtggagagaacagaatgaaacctggacttagaaaat atgtctgtgatctcacactggacctaaacacagtaaacagactcctctctctgtctgaggggaACAGAAAGGTGACATGTAGGACAGAGGAGCAGccgtatcctgatcacccagagagatttgaggTCTGGAAACAGGTGCTGTGTAGACACACATATCAGCCCCCA cgcccagtcagacgctgttactgggaggtagagtggagtgggaTACTGGGGGCTGAtataggagtgacatataaaggaatcagcaggagaggagggggtaacGACTGTTGTCTTGGATAcaatgacaagtcctggagtTTGATCTGCTCTGACAACAGTTACTCTGCCTGTCACAATAAGGATTCCACTACCATAGACgtcccctcctccagctcccacagagtaggagtgtatctggactggccagccggaactctgtccttctatagagcctcctctgacacactgacccacctgatcacattcacctccacattcactgagcccctctatccagggtttggGCTTTGTTATGAAGACTCCTCAGTGTCCctgtaa